The Euwallacea similis isolate ESF13 chromosome 27, ESF131.1, whole genome shotgun sequence genome segment ACAGGTTACTCTCATcgttttgtttcaaaattctaCTTGAATTTCTGCCTCACGAATTTCTAGAGCAAACCTAAAGTAAATCAAAACCTCTTACATAACTGCtcctaattaaaaaaatatatacaagaTATAGTAGTCACCTATGCATAGAGTTAAAGGATGGTATGATATTGTGCAATATAGTACATCATTCTAATCTTCCGATTTTATAGTTATATATACTTATTAATTACTTTGGAGCAGTTGATGTGCTGATAATTTCAATCAAAAGTTGAGACATTTCAAACAACAACGTAGAATCTTGGAAGACCACAATAACAATGCTACATCCTGCTTAAAACGCCggatttttactattttacaGGACGCACaggaaggaaaatatttagaCGTTGTTGGTTGAAATTACgcaatgaaaataatttaattatattgagcaaagttttcaattcaaGTTCTCTAGAAGAATGCTACGTTCTTATGGTGTATCctaactgttaaaaaaatattgtgaaaattttCGAAGATCTTAggcttatttatttttcgcgAAAGTGACAAACAGCTTTAACCattgaaaagaataaaatattggtAAGTGATAAAATTTGTAGAGAAACTGCTTAAAAAGGAACATGgatattaaaaacttctttaacAGTTGAAGGCTAAGGCGGGTGTAAAATTACACTCCTGAGCTAAAGACACCGGTCATAGTTTTTGTCGgctttaaaactaaaacatttgTTCTCCATTTGGCAAAAAAGCATATAAAACCAATCAGGTTGTAAAAACTCACTTTTAATGTCAATGCTGTAAAGTACCACTTTAACTGCTTaggcataatttttttttaatcacgttaaaatttgtagataagcagcagaaaataaatgctCAAAGTGTTATACCATATCCACACTGGAAGTTCTGAAAAGAAAGAGCAGGACCTATCAGGTGTACAGAACATCGAAATATGGAGCTTTTCTCCCCGAGTATTCCAATCAAAGTAGTCAAAACGATGGTGGCATTCCTCTAGAAGCAAGGAGTTTAACAGATAAGCTACGTATATCCAATTGTGAACGCTTTCGCTGATCACTTTGAGAGCTGTTACAGTGGCAGCTCTAGTGAACGTGTATGATTCCGTTGGGTTAACGCTATTCTATCAACAACGTGGAATCTGCATATACAGGTATAACCAGTTCAAGTAGAAACATAAAGATTGTGCAACTGGGAGAAGGATCGCACAAGGTTTAGTATGCCTTCGACAAAGATCAATAAAGTGGGTCGCGAAAATAAGGGGTGTGCGGAAGTGGGCGGAATTGGTTTAATGTCCAGATCTTTcaccatttcaaaatttttactgatataAGTTCTATTGATGAAcgaatcttttttttatttatttatattgctGCATTTTGCTccgatattttagaaaaatttctataattgCGAAAGCAGTGAAATCGATACTAacctaaatattgaaatgGAGGCATCGACAtgactgactccgcccacttcgtTATTGGTCTTTGTCAGAACCCATATTAATCCTTGTGCGGTTCTTCTCCCATTTACACAATCTCTATGTCTCCATTTAAATTGGTGATACCTGTATGGTTCTAATGATTTAGGTGTAACCTTTAGTGAAGACTTAAGCTTTAGGGACCCCATTGTGAATATTTACGCATGCGCGAATGTTAGATTTTCTGAGACTTGCTTGTAATGAGGGTTTGTAGTTCGAATGGGGTTCATGTTTGATAGAAAATTTGCAAGACTGTTGGTGAGGGTTCAACATAATGTGACTCAATTTACAAACTAGAAAAGAGTGAATTTTTgcatgaaataattattaagttcGTAATCATTAGAACTAGcattaaaaactgaatactaaagaaaaaaaggaggAAATCAGGCTCTGAACACTGCGCTCCTCTTTGTTTAATCTAATTCACTAACGATAAGTAATAATTGTATATACCATCAGCCCCATGTCCAGGAGTGTAGGTATTATAATTATTCCTGCATAGTTTTAATAACACAGAATTAATTTTAGCTACTTTCATtacatgtacagggtgtcccagatttCGGTTAACAGCAAATATCTCAGAACTTGTtagaatttctcaaaaaaactaaatggaaaatttatagGAATGTATCAGAAgatatatattgaaaatattttgaattattctgGATCAAAAACGTATGACGCAACAGCTTGCGTTATGTTTGAACGGTTCGTGCGATAATGTCTTctgaaatttaacatttttccaattttaaggATTTATGTTTGACAGACAGTTAGAGATAAAGGAAGACAGTTTGCACTTTCTTGACTTAGTTTTGCCCCAGTAAACCtaatatgtttataaaatctatgacattttgtttagtttggagatttttgaaaaagaagatatttaattgaaaaccgTTTTTCGCTATTTCAAGTCCTTTCACAATTATATATAcctaaattgagaaaaattaatattttctactttatttttgttgttgtgtCGATTGTCCATGTAAAGTCATAATACTACTGACAATGCCATTTtctatgtttaaaaatttcaatttccgtTCCTATTGGTACATTGTTACAATTAACTCatgtatgcatttttttaatttctaaaagcCTCTGAGATATTTACTATGACGGAAGGTCTCTTACACCCTATTATTATATGAAGTCATTAATGTGAATGTTCTGTTCGtttaatacttatttttacatattttgctATGAGAGTAAGTTTCCTTAAAATTCAGAATTCTGTCCTATCTAACGTCTCCCCTTGAGCATTCTGAATTCAAATGGTTTCTTTTCACCTAATTAACAAGACTTTTTACATAATCGAGAATTTATAGTCTTTATAAACTTAAGCATTATTAGCTacttattgcaaaaattagtacaaaattaattttattgctataTAGTATATATCATACTTTAAGTTCGAACAAATTATATACTTTAGGGATGGTTCTAGTAGCCACCCCAACATATTCTATAATATGCATGTATCAACTacaaacataaaattacatgGATGTAATACCTATATTGCATTACAAGTATATTGAAACTTTACAGTGTATAGACATACATCACTTTTGGTTACATCAAACAAACTTTAAGTATGCATAAAACTCTATAACTAATTTATCCTCATTTCTTGTCGTTTTGAGGCCAAGTTCTCAAATGgggtttattataaaaaattaagtgccTGCAAAAAAATAGAACGCAAGCAATTTTGGAAGCCCGCGGTTTGAGTTTTGGCAGTTTCCCATATCTTCTACATGAATCAATTCTATGTGAACATAACTATATTactgataaattttaactCTAGGCACATCTTCAATGTTTAGTAGCACCactttctaaaatattgtttcTTGACAGaacatttatattttagcACTACTACTTAAACTTTTTTAGGAACTTTTAACAAGGGGAATACATTTTTGGCACAATTGCTGACtaagggaaaaagaaaaacatttcacAACCATACTGGAAAACAGTCGTTTATAGTACTAATGTTCTAAATAATCATATTGTTAAATTCGATCGCTACcgttataaagaaaattataacgagaaaagtatttttcagtttttaagagtgtttttttttgcagacaCTTGTGATCATCTATAACGTGACAACTTCGAGGAATGTatcattttgataaatttaatcatACAGGTTTATTACAGTATAACACTGCCTATGCATTGATCCTACTCTAATCTATTATATAtgattttggaatatttcGTTTGAATTTGTAAAATCTTGACATGTCTAGTTACTTACTAAAGGTTCTGCCAAGACCGTCGATACACCTAATATTCGTCAAAATAAAGTATAATGTGTAAAACATCAACGTATTATATTATGAAAGACATATTTTCCTCCTAAAAATGTAAACTCTAAATAATCATTACTCGACTCCTTTATCAGTCGATGTAAAAGATATTGGTGTTCGATTACATATAGGTATCGAATTAGGTGTTTTTATTGTTCTacaaattttctcaaaatttttaggTCATGTGAGGTGTTATTACAATTAAAGAAGCCTATGTGAAGGTATGTCGTTAATGCCGTGAAGTGGGAATGTCGGTAGGTACTAACAATCAAAAGCAATGAACTGAAGAGCTGGATTTTTTTACCCTGTATACCTTTAAGTAGTATTTTTCACTGCTACACGatacatattattatgaattacAGGGTGCCTGGAAAAATGCGATTCCTACCTAAAGAAGCCTAATGCAACGCCCTTTTAGCTTTGTAAAATAAGGCAAGGCAAGGGAAAGTTCTAATTTACATTAGGTCTACCTCGCATGTTTTTCAActtgagacaccctgtacaacgCTTCTGTATTATATTTAGGGCTTACCTTTTAGACATCGTAAGCTAAACCTATAGTCTaaacacttttattttgacaaatgtAGGTGTTTGGAATTAAGTTCTTACCGGTATTTATTGAGCTGActactgatttattttttttaaaatcgtttcTAATATTTTGCACCATTGGTAACAACTTAGTTTTAATAGTCTGATAAAGTTATATAAATATCTAGGTAGAACTAATTGCAAAAGTTGTCGATCTTAGAAAAAGAGGGATTGATGCCGCATctgtacaaaaatattttaaagtttattgggaaattttctgtttcagttttaatggCGAAATTTGACAAACAGAAATAAGACTTGGAAGTTTGGTTGGAATGATCAATTTCGGAGATATTAAATTGGAGCTCGAGCATACATGATTAAGGCACAGTTTCATATTAAAAGCTTTTTGTCTTTCTTGATCTTTTTTGTGCTCGTTTTTGCTTCTGCACATTTTTTGTCGTCCATTTTGCCTCTACAGACTCATTAGATTTACAAGCAACAGAAGAAAGTTTCAATTTGGGGTTGCGGTATAAATTTTACATGGGACACAGTGTAGATTTCATACCCTCGTTTTTCAGGTTTAGTTGAAATAAGACGGACCTCGCTTAGTTCGAGTTTGATACTGCTCTTAAATTGAGAGAATAATATAAAAGTATAAAATGGCCTTTTGCAATTTGTCCTATAcgttatcaaaaattttattagactacaaaaattattggtaGCGACAAAAGACGATATCGTTTATTATATCATTTGCACACACGTAGTTTCATTCATCGATTGTcgatataataaataaaatattgtttcgAATTAACACGTGCGGACGATacggataatttttatttccaattacagtaataattaattattataaacctATTATCATTGGAATATTTGCCTCCAGTCGCAGTACACTATTTTACCGAACTATAGGCCTTTGTTGTGAATTTCGCTTATGGAAGCCACATGATTTAAGAGCCTGGATCAGAAGAATCTCCTGTTTTCTTTTCTATTTCCCACGATATATCTCTATGATCTTGTCTTGATCAACATACTCAAAGATGTGAGGCGCGTCCATCAAGATGCCCACGGTGCCAGCGGTAGTCACAATAAAAAACATGTAGAGTTGTAACCTATCTATTACCATTGCCACGTATTTCCAGTCTTCACGAGtctgaaaaagaagaaactcAGTCTtaattttatgcaattatgtgtaaaaatacggtttaatttatttatttttgaagtcaCTTAAAAGGCATTACATTAGGAGGAGCAAAGTGccgtcataaataaattaactcaGAGACATCTTTTTAACCCTTATCGGGAGAGGTACTGaatgttttgaatttgtttctttattattaGTCTCACTTTGTAAgtcttaatgaattttactAACTTGTATGTACAAATCTTCGTTGCGTAAATGTTCAGCAATAAACTCTACTGCTTCTGTAGCTTTGGAAACTTCTGGAGAAAGAAGGATGGAGTCGGAACTTTCGCTTTCTCTTCTACAGCTATCGGCGCCCACTGCCACGCCTATATCGGCATTAGTTTTTCTGTTCACTTTGCAATTTGGATGGTGGTGTAGATCTGAGAGCTCCATGACTTCCACTTTGCTTTGGGACTCTACAGAACTAGAAACAATGGATCGTATGAATTAAATATCTAGAGCATGGGTTCAAATTGTAAGAAATTCATGAGTTTTGCAACAGTAGTACTCTGCTGTGATGACAGAAAAAGGTGAAAAATACAATATGTGTTCATGAGATTTTTTTCCCATGAGAACATTGTTATCCAATAATCAGTTAAAATTCCTCCACAACAGCTACCAAAGGGGACCAGCAGTATGGAAAATTTTCCCTACTGGCTTTTACGAAGCAACAAATTCTTATAATgtattaatttgaagaaaacagTTATAGATGTAACTACGTGAAGACCAAGCATTCCCAATTCCCTCTAGTGGTGTCTCTCTGCCAAACTGCAAGTTTAGGTAAAAGTGTTGCTTCTATGCTTTTTATGTCTTGAAAATCGTGTCTTTcatctgaaatttttcaactgCCCAACTTCCGTCCTATTAGTTCTCAAAAcagtatttttctttagacCTCAGATCAAGAAGACgatttagaaataatataatcTCACCTAAAACTGATATATGAACATTCATTTAGACTTCGCCCTTCCAACGCCTTAGTTTTACTTGAGACCACGAAACAACCGTGATATGATATTGTTCCagaattgaacaaaaaaggaCAAGACTTCAAGagagattttcaaataatttaagttgCTTTTCAATGTGACCTTTTTCGGGAAAAGTTTTCTAATATCACTTAACAGGACTTTTGGAACGAAATTACgtttaaaggaaataaacCTAGGGCGAGAGTAAATTAATTTGAGGCGGTATTTGCATACAAATTACCTTTGAGAACCCTCAATGGTCCTCGATCTTGTGTTTTAAACACCCAAAGTGGGATTGGCTGATTGAATTGACATTTTTACTTTCCCACAATGTTGGGGTTTTGAATTAGGTTAGTATTAATGAATCTCTTAGATAACAACCCTCGTTGTGTAAACTAAATAACGAAATTTCTCCCATATTGTCTGATTAGAGCCTTGATATAACGGAATTACCGCTGTCGTTTTCCTATCACGTAAAATATATCTAATTTCAAACGATAAGTTTCCAAGGCAACCCAAAGGTCATAGAATACAACTGACAAAATTCCAGCATCATTTGAGCCTCCCATTTCtcgttttgtttttccttcccAGCACAtccttagtttttttaaaggtattttCTTACTTACTACAAATCAGGGCTTTGTTTCGATACGAAATATGGACATGGAGAAGTCTACTCTATTGATTAAGCATTTGAGAAATATGAGGATTGAATTCATTACGAAGCTGAAAAATGTTGGAGATGAAATTTTCCTTGGATAAATCTTTTACAGGTTTACAGAGATGCGTTGAAAGGAAATCGATTTAGggatgtatattttaataccTCACTTAATTAAGTCtgttatttatcaaaatctgTAATCGTCAGGAGACATAAGTCTTATTTGCATAGATTTGCCCCAGGAGGTTAGTTGATCAGTCATTGTTCATTAGGGAAAGTTCCTAACATGTTAATCCCTCTAacaaaattggttttatttaaacttgaagTTACTCGAAAAGGCCGTAGGCAAAGCAATTGGCAGACAATTTAATGCTGTggtaaaaatacaaaattcccccaaatacttattattaatagCCAGGAGTTATGTGGATAAAATAACCGGGTATAAAAGCACGTACCCTTCTGGAAGGACAACAAAtcttaagcaaaaaaaaaaaaaaggaaactcgccttattaatttgaataagcgatttgaatatttcatattttttcaaggaTTCTTTGTCTCTTGGCGTTTATGTTATTTAGCCATTGACGTTCGTTTAGCCCAGGCCATTCCATCGTAAAACACATCGAAAGacagtttattaaattacttCCCGTTATTCCTTCATCAGGGGACTGCCATCAAATCGCCTTACGTTACCGAAAAAAGGCCCATCATCCCTAAGGGCACAAGACAGGATTTTCAAGGCGGCGAAGGAATAAGACGTTAACAAGATTTTATAGCAAAGTAGCTCAACGGCATGTGTATAAGATTGTCAGGACATGACAGTGGGTCGATAAAACTGAACATGATCGGAATTACTAGCAAAGAATGATTATCCGGCTAGCCAAAATCCTCTGAAATTATTCCCGTGATTTTGTCAAATAGACCCTATGAAATTGATATTACTTAGTCTGAATTTTTGTGTCTATAACGGATAACTGCTGTAAAAGGAAGAAAGGTTTGCATGCATGGAGGATGGTTCTAAATGAGTAGGAGATTTAATCTAAAGATTCTCGAGACCAATTCAAATCGGAAACACTGAATATAGATTTTAGAAGCACGGAAAATACAACTTTAGttgaaaaattcctgtttTCGAAAATCGAGTAAGAGAAGTGAATTCTCAAGTGATTGGTCTAGGCTTTGAGAAAGTGAGGATACTCTATAGCAAGGTTTATTGCCTTCTTTAGGGCTACACAGCTTGGTAATACGCTGCCTAGAAGCTTTCTGCTAATGTCTTCTGTAGGAGGCCAATGTGTTTTTCCTTTCGCACAAGAGACATTAAAGAGAGAAGTAATCTTTTacttctttaaaataattaaaaaagttttccaactGTTTATCCGATTCCATTAACACTAATCGCTATttagaaacaaacaaaaaataaaatagtcaACAGGCTTCCGAGTCACTTTCAATCTGTCACGACATCGCGAcgtaattgaattaaatttctttctcatAAAGACgcataaaatttgatttcatttcaTCGTTGCCAACCTGGATTCCTAATCTTCCGTTCAtccataaattgaaaaaatgccgAAGCAAAAAGGTTCCCAATCAGGGCTGTTAAGtctgagaataaaattacagTCATGCACTCGGTgataactgaaaaataatcGGATTAAGACACTCAATAAAtcttcttgaaaattaattcgaTTTCGGGAGAGTCGTTGAAGGGAAATCAATATACacaagaatatattttttacgcctttaaagaaaagaacaaataaaaatcccCGTTTGCTCAATAAGTTTATTAAAgcttttaaatgaattaacgCCGCATTactcaaaaacttttttcatcaatattttgaattattagaGATTTTCTTTGCTTCATTTATTCCAAAGCCTTAAACCTCCGTTGAGAGTGATTTTCATGTATCTCTTACGTTCGATTCAACAGCTTACCTAATATGTTTGGGAATATCCCCAGGAACCCCATACGGGTGTGGCGGAACGCCCATGCCAGGCATCTCCATCATCCATCGTAATCTCGTTTTCCTAGGGCGTTTCATTAGCATCATCGCTGGAAGGTAGTTCAGGAACACAAATCGAATCCAGGATGGCATCCTGCAGGCGATAATATATGAAATGCCGAAATTATGAACATTAAGAGAACTTACCGATGTGTCCGAGGCCCCCTGAAGTTCCAATTTATTATAACTACAGTAACAAGTATACTAACGGTATTCATGATGAAGGTAAAAAGGAGGTACTTGGCAATGAGCGGCAATACCAACGATGTAGGTGGCAGGATTTTTGAGACCAACAGCAGGAATACAACCAGTGATAGTAAAATACTTATTCCTAATGTAACCTGAAAGATGCTTATGATTTAACTTGTGAGAAGTACATTAGGGACGTTTTAGTTCAGAATTTCTCAACTCTTTAGTATAAAGTGCTGAgcaaatcaacaatttttaccCCAAATTTAGATATACTCAAACAAGGTTTGCATCGAGAACGGAGAATGCTACATACaaggtaatttaaaatgtgcTGCATATTTGTTAGTTGCGGATCTAGGGGTATGTGGGCATCGGTGCAAAGCAAATTCATGTGGGTCTTGAACCCCTAGATACAGCACAAACTGGCTATGAGTTTGCCATTGCTTACAGTGCTCAATATGCAGTACGATTGGCGCGATTTAGCATCCAGCAATTTTCCGAAATTATTTCTTCCGtttattcttgttttttttttagttttatttatgtcTTTAGTTCGACAATTTGATGGTTAATCACGCttttgcacaaaaaaaattcaccttAGTAAAAGAACCCTTTAAGTAAGTAAATTTGGGGCAAACATTAGAATTATCCTGTTGATTTGGTCGGCAGTTTATGCAATCTTAGTTTCCTTCctcgttttgaaaaatcctttttgAGAGcctttatttatgttattttgaaatgttttcgaatcatattttcaatgtttacaaatattttgctAGGTTGAGGATGAGAATCACTGTCTTAGTCAATATTCGTACTACATGCAAGCATTTACCAACCTTTTCGCCTGCTTCCGCTGGCAAATAGAAAACTAGAACGCACAAAAACGAAATGAGAACCGTGGGAAGAATTAAATTCACTGTGTAAAACAAAGTCTTTCTTCGGATGATTATATAGAAGGTGATATCAGTTTCAGTGGGCTGGTCTCCTTCGTAAATGTTGAGGTAGGCGGGTACTTCGATAATGTCCCAGGTACCCGATTTCCAATAATCGGATAAGTCTACGAATTCTTTATTGTTATATAACGCTAAAGACACTTGGTCACCGTTGAAAGTCCAGGAACCGAATTTCATTATACACTTTTGCTGGTCGAATGGAAAATATGTTACATCTATGGTACATGAACTCTGAAAGAAATGCATGTACTTAATTGACAATGGATTTATCTATCTTAGGGGGTAAAGAAGGAACCAAAGACCattattctttatttcaaTGGCTCCCTCGATTCTACGTTTCCAAAACAAGTACGTATACGATcgtatttcttttaataaagctTTTGGCACCCCCATATATAAAggcattatttttcattcccTATGAGCCGTAGATCAGAGACGTTTTATATATTACGATACGCTTAATAAAGGCAATAAAGCTTACTGGACTTACCTGGTAAATCGCAGGTGGTACCCATAATACTTCCCCGTTGGGATATATAAGTACATTTGATTTATATCTGACTTCGTAATTGCCATCAGCACTGaaacaaacattaattaaagttgttactaattcttttgtaaatatgccaatttaagttaatttaaatcagTTCTAATCTGAAAGGAagcgaaaagaaaaaagagaagCTTGTCTCTACCTCGTCTGATATTAAAATGCGTATCATATTTCAAGATGTTGAGATGaagcaaaaatatttgcaacaAGGAAGGAGCTActgttttcatttatatggaaaaatccTTAGTATTATGGTCAACTTTTGAACAATGGATTTATATAACAAGACGAGAGTCCATGGAAGACAATAGGTTTCTAACAAAGGCAAAGTTGATCATCGTCTGGATGGTTCGATTAAACCAACAAGCGAATTTGAAAAGTCATCTTGGATTAACTCTCTGCGTGGACGTCCCTAAAATCCAAATCAAAACAGGCCCCAAGGATTTGGATTACAAGTACCCATATTATCGCGTCAATAGTTAAATATAGTAGGTCAGCGCTGACACAGGAATTAgcgtaatttttttgtactaCTGTCAGGATATTGTTCTATTACAAACTCGGAAAAGATATCCAAAAACACTCGATTTCCGTTCTTTCATTTAATACGGGTTGCGCGTGCAGCGATAAAGAAATAATCTTATTCCACACGGCTTTGTGCGGATGTCTATGGCAAAGagacaaaataaacaaatattaaaaatatgacgaCCAT includes the following:
- the nAChRbeta1 gene encoding acetylcholine receptor subunit beta-like 1, with amino-acid sequence MWTTIKRLVFPWVLLFLHVAHLVNCSEDEERLVRDLFRGYNKLIRPVQNMTEKLDVRFGLAFVQLINVNEKNQILKSNVWLRLVWNDYQLQWDEADYGGIAVLRLPPDKVWKPDIVLFNNADGNYEVRYKSNVLIYPNGEVLWVPPAIYQSSCTIDVTYFPFDQQKCIMKFGSWTFNGDQVSLALYNNKEFVDLSDYWKSGTWDIIEVPAYLNIYEGDQPTETDITFYIIIRRKTLFYTVNLILPTVLISFLCVLVFYLPAEAGEKVTLGISILLSLVVFLLLVSKILPPTSLVLPLIAKYLLFTFIMNTVSILVTVVIINWNFRGPRTHRMPSWIRFVFLNYLPAMMLMKRPRKTRLRWMMEMPGMGVPPHPYGVPGDIPKHISSVESQSKVEVMELSDLHHHPNCKVNRKTNADIGVAVGADSCRRESESSDSILLSPEVSKATEAVEFIAEHLRNEDLYIQTREDWKYVAMVIDRLQLYMFFIVTTAGTVGILMDAPHIFEYVDQDKIIEIYRGK